The following are from one region of the Hydrogenophaga sp. BPS33 genome:
- a CDS encoding DMT family transporter — protein sequence MPFRLLNRLTHTQAVFMMIAVTLMWSIAGVVTRQLESAARFEVTFWRSAFTALSLLVILPLWRTSDRACGVIADDPKQTPLERHWGVLAHSKVFWISGVCWSVMFTAFMLALTFTTVANVLIIMAVGPLFTALVARAVVGHRLALRTWVAIVAAGVGIVYMYGSQFLHAFSDPTTESGGLVIGSLVALCVPIASAVNWTVMQRGQTQGEKIDLVPSVLLGGVLSSLVTLPLALPFQASGTDIAWLALLGAVQLATPCALAVVCARSLKAPEVSLLALLEVIFGILLVWLGAGEAPGREVLLGGSLVIGALMINELLGWRSRMGTPRLQTLDKQLP from the coding sequence ATGCCGTTTCGCCTTCTGAACCGACTCACGCACACCCAGGCGGTGTTCATGATGATCGCCGTGACGCTGATGTGGTCCATCGCCGGGGTGGTGACGCGCCAGCTGGAGTCGGCCGCCCGCTTCGAAGTGACCTTCTGGCGCAGCGCGTTCACCGCGCTCTCGCTGCTGGTCATTTTGCCGTTGTGGCGCACGTCGGACAGGGCTTGCGGGGTCATCGCAGACGATCCCAAGCAAACCCCGTTGGAGCGGCATTGGGGTGTGCTGGCGCACTCCAAAGTCTTCTGGATCTCGGGCGTGTGCTGGAGCGTCATGTTCACGGCTTTCATGCTCGCGTTGACGTTCACGACCGTGGCCAACGTGCTCATCATCATGGCGGTGGGGCCGTTATTCACCGCGCTGGTGGCCCGCGCGGTCGTTGGTCATCGACTGGCCCTGCGCACGTGGGTCGCCATCGTGGCTGCGGGTGTTGGCATCGTCTACATGTACGGAAGTCAGTTCCTGCACGCCTTCTCGGACCCGACCACCGAATCAGGTGGTCTCGTCATCGGGTCGCTGGTGGCACTTTGCGTGCCCATTGCCAGCGCAGTCAACTGGACCGTGATGCAGCGCGGCCAGACCCAGGGTGAAAAGATCGACCTCGTGCCTTCGGTGCTGCTGGGCGGTGTGCTGTCGTCCCTGGTGACCTTGCCCCTGGCGCTGCCGTTCCAGGCTTCCGGCACCGACATCGCCTGGCTGGCCTTGCTGGGTGCGGTGCAACTGGCGACCCCATGTGCGCTGGCGGTGGTCTGTGCGCGCTCCCTCAAGGCACCCGAAGTCTCGCTGCTGGCCTTGCTGGAAGTGATCTTCGGCATTCTGCTGGTGTGGCTCGGCGCGGGCGAGGCCCCCGGGCGCGAAGTGCTCCTCGGTGGCTCGTTGGTCATCGGCGCGCTCATGATCAACGAACTGCTGGGCTGGCGCTCGCGCATGGGCACGCCGCGGCTGCAGACCCTCGACAAACAACTGCCCTGA
- the typA gene encoding translational GTPase TypA — translation MSKQIRNIAIIAHVDHGKTTMVDQLLRQSGTFADHEKVVDTVMDNNAIERERGITILAKNCAVSWQGTHINIVDTPGHADFGGEVERALSMVDSVVLLIDAQEGPMPQTRFVTKKALALGLRPILVVNKVDKPGANPQKVVNAAFDLFDKLGATDEQLDFPVVYASGINGWTSLEEGAPGEQWGPDMSALFDTILKHVPANSGDPAAPLQLQISALDFSTFVGRIGVGRISQGTLKPMQDVLVMEGPDGKAIKGRVNQVLTFQGLDRVQTPVAGPGDIVLINGIEGIGIGVTVTDPANPAPLPMLRVDEPTLTMNFCVNTSPLAGREGKFVTSRQLWDRLQKELQHNVALRVNETDEEGIFEVMGRGELHLTILLENMRREGYEMAVSKPRVVFRDVDGVKHEPIELVTADIEESHQGGVMQALGERKGELVNMESDGRGRVRLEYRIPARGLIGFTNEFLNLTRGSGLIANIFDCYEPHRGDIGGRKNGVLISMDDGEIFTYALGKLDDRGRMFVRANDPVYEGMIVGIHSRDNDLVVNATRTKQLTNFRVSGKEDAIKITPPIDLTLEYGVEFIEDDELVEITPKSVRLRKRHLKEHERKRASRDA, via the coding sequence ATGAGCAAACAAATCCGCAACATCGCCATCATTGCCCACGTCGACCATGGCAAGACCACCATGGTTGACCAACTGCTGCGCCAGTCGGGCACCTTTGCCGACCACGAGAAGGTGGTTGACACCGTGATGGACAACAACGCGATCGAGCGCGAGCGCGGCATCACCATCCTGGCCAAGAACTGCGCCGTGAGCTGGCAAGGCACGCACATCAACATCGTCGACACCCCGGGCCACGCGGACTTCGGTGGTGAAGTGGAGCGCGCGCTGTCCATGGTGGACAGCGTGGTGCTGCTGATCGATGCGCAGGAAGGCCCCATGCCCCAGACGCGCTTCGTGACGAAGAAAGCCTTGGCCCTGGGCCTGCGTCCCATCCTGGTGGTCAACAAGGTCGACAAGCCCGGTGCCAACCCCCAGAAGGTGGTGAATGCCGCCTTCGATTTGTTCGACAAACTGGGCGCAACCGACGAACAACTCGATTTCCCCGTGGTCTACGCCTCAGGCATCAACGGCTGGACCTCGCTGGAAGAGGGCGCTCCGGGCGAACAATGGGGCCCTGACATGTCGGCCCTGTTCGACACCATCCTCAAGCACGTGCCGGCCAACTCCGGTGACCCCGCTGCGCCTCTGCAACTGCAGATCTCCGCGCTCGACTTCTCCACGTTCGTGGGTCGTATCGGCGTGGGACGCATCAGCCAGGGCACCCTCAAGCCCATGCAAGACGTGCTCGTGATGGAAGGTCCGGACGGCAAGGCCATCAAGGGCCGCGTCAACCAGGTGCTGACCTTCCAAGGCCTGGACCGCGTGCAGACCCCGGTGGCCGGCCCCGGCGACATCGTGCTGATCAACGGCATCGAGGGCATCGGCATCGGGGTGACCGTGACCGACCCTGCCAACCCGGCGCCCCTGCCCATGCTGCGCGTGGACGAACCCACGCTGACCATGAACTTTTGCGTGAACACCTCGCCACTGGCGGGCCGTGAAGGCAAGTTCGTGACCAGCCGCCAGCTCTGGGATCGACTGCAGAAGGAACTGCAGCACAACGTGGCGCTGCGCGTGAACGAGACCGATGAAGAGGGCATCTTCGAGGTGATGGGCCGGGGCGAATTGCACCTGACCATCCTGTTGGAGAACATGCGCCGCGAGGGCTACGAGATGGCCGTTTCCAAGCCGCGTGTGGTGTTCCGCGACGTGGACGGCGTCAAGCACGAACCTATCGAGCTGGTGACCGCCGACATCGAAGAAAGCCACCAGGGCGGCGTGATGCAGGCCCTGGGTGAGCGCAAGGGCGAGCTGGTGAACATGGAGTCGGACGGACGTGGCCGTGTGCGCCTGGAGTACCGCATTCCGGCCCGTGGCCTGATTGGCTTCACCAACGAATTCCTGAACCTGACGCGCGGTTCGGGCCTTATCGCCAACATCTTCGATTGCTACGAACCGCACCGTGGCGACATTGGCGGGCGCAAGAACGGCGTGCTGATCTCCATGGACGACGGTGAAATCTTCACTTACGCCCTGGGCAAGCTCGACGACCGTGGCCGCATGTTCGTAAGGGCCAACGACCCGGTGTACGAAGGCATGATCGTCGGCATCCACAGCCGCGACAACGACCTCGTGGTGAACGCCACGCGCACCAAGCAGCTCACCAACTTCCGCGTCAGTGGCAAGGAAGATGCGATCAAGATCACACCGCCCATCGACCTCACGTTGGAGTACGGCGTGGAATTCATCGAGGACGACGAACTGGTCGAAATCACGCCCAAGAGCGTGCGCCTTCGCAAGCGCCACCTGAAGGAGCACGAGCGCAAGCGCGCCAGCCGCGACGCTTGA
- the truB gene encoding tRNA pseudouridine(55) synthase TruB, translating into MHAPRTRVQRRPVHGVLLLDKPLGLSSNQALQKAKWLLRAEKAGHTGTLDPLATGVLPLCFGAATKFSQLHLDANKTYETTVRLGVKTRTADAEGDVLETRPVNCSVGQVVEVLDRFTGPIAQVPPMHSALKKDGKALYEYAREGETVEREARNVVIHELELLDLQLQGDAPHVRLRVRCSKGTYIRTLGEDIGEALGCGGHLSMLRRTATGPFEVSQCITLDALEALGENDRIERLLPVQALLDGHDAVTLGADDAGRFLSGMRRCGDWADSARVAVFGPVPHGAHDPPASPPVLLGSARTVAGELIPGRLLSPTEIQQILETSPELAS; encoded by the coding sequence ATGCACGCGCCACGCACACGGGTGCAACGGCGCCCTGTGCATGGGGTGTTGTTGCTCGACAAGCCGCTGGGACTCTCCAGCAACCAGGCCCTGCAGAAGGCCAAGTGGTTGCTGCGCGCGGAGAAGGCGGGCCACACCGGCACGCTCGATCCGCTGGCCACCGGCGTGCTGCCGCTGTGTTTTGGCGCGGCCACGAAGTTCAGCCAGTTGCACCTGGATGCGAACAAGACCTACGAAACCACCGTCCGCCTGGGGGTGAAGACCCGCACCGCCGATGCCGAAGGCGATGTCCTTGAAACCCGCCCTGTGAATTGCAGTGTGGGCCAGGTGGTCGAGGTGCTCGACCGCTTCACGGGTCCGATCGCCCAGGTGCCGCCCATGCACAGCGCCTTGAAGAAGGACGGCAAGGCGCTCTACGAATATGCGCGCGAGGGTGAAACGGTGGAGCGCGAGGCGCGCAACGTCGTCATCCACGAACTGGAGTTGCTCGACCTGCAATTGCAGGGCGACGCGCCGCATGTGCGGCTTCGGGTGCGTTGCAGCAAGGGGACCTACATCCGCACGCTGGGCGAGGACATCGGCGAAGCCCTGGGTTGCGGCGGCCATCTCTCCATGCTGCGCCGTACCGCCACCGGCCCGTTCGAGGTGTCGCAATGCATCACCCTCGACGCGCTCGAAGCCCTGGGTGAAAACGATCGCATCGAACGGTTGTTGCCCGTGCAGGCACTGCTGGACGGTCACGACGCTGTCACGCTCGGTGCCGACGATGCCGGGCGGTTTCTCAGCGGCATGCGACGCTGCGGCGATTGGGCGGACAGCGCGCGCGTGGCGGTGTTTGGCCCGGTCCCGCACGGCGCCCACGACCCACCCGCATCGCCGCCCGTGCTGCTCGGCAGCGCGCGCACCGTGGCAGGTGAACTCATCCCGGGGCGGCTGCTGAGCCCCACCGAAATACAGCAAATCCTGGAAACCTCACCGGAACTCGCATCATGA
- the rbfA gene encoding 30S ribosome-binding factor RbfA, translated as MPRKASSTPNRGFRVADQIQRDLAELIARELKDPRVGMVTINAVEVTPDYAHAKVFFSLLTGNPDEAREGLNAAAGFLRNGLFKRLHIHTVPTLHFVFDRTTERAADMNALISKAVASRSKDEG; from the coding sequence ATGCCCCGCAAAGCGTCTTCCACCCCCAACCGCGGTTTCCGCGTGGCCGACCAGATCCAGCGCGATCTGGCCGAGCTGATCGCGCGCGAGCTCAAGGACCCGCGGGTGGGCATGGTGACGATCAACGCGGTCGAGGTGACGCCCGACTACGCGCACGCCAAGGTGTTCTTCAGCCTGCTCACCGGCAATCCCGATGAGGCCCGGGAGGGCCTCAACGCCGCAGCCGGCTTCCTGCGCAACGGCCTTTTCAAGCGTCTGCACATCCACACGGTGCCGACCTTGCACTTCGTGTTCGACCGCACCACCGAGCGTGCGGCCGACATGAATGCCTTGATTTCCAAGGCCGTCGCTTCACGCTCCAAAGACGAGGGTTGA
- the infB gene encoding translation initiation factor IF-2 produces MTSTTVAELAAELNKPTTVLLEQLSAAGVPKTSGADAVTDADKQSLLGHLKASHGTAGGERKKITLVKKSTSEIKQADATGRARTIQVEVRKKRTFIKRDDDVAVPETVAEPAAAPAAPLIDAEELARREEAARRQAELLRRQEEELTEKRKAREAEEARQAQAQAEKEKAEQARAAEEAAAREAAAPQPEVDTAALKASKEAEAKAAALERESAARVAAEKAAEAKRQEEQRAQDLNERRRKAEAEAASIRAMMSAPAKTLVAKKPEPSADPKAGIKGTLHKPAGTPGKAPQAATAAPGAAGAAGKKEVKSENLSSTWKDDAAKKKEIKTRGDTTAGRSNWRGGPRGRRNDRDSRDSGSGSFVAPTEFKSIEVHVPETITVAELAHKMSLKSSEVIKQLMKLGQMVTINQPLDQDTAMIVVEELGHKAVVAALDDPEAFTDEEAAQTDAEALPRAPVVTVMGHVDHGKTSLLDYIRRAKVAAGEAGGITQHIGAYHVETPRGMISFLDTPGHEAFTAMRARGAQATDIVILVCAADDGVMPQTKEAIKHAKAAGVPMVVAITKIDKPGTNIEKVRSELVAEEVVPEEFGGDIPFVGVSAKTGEGIDALLEQVLLQAEVLELKAPVDAMAKGLVIEARLDKGRGSVATVLVQSGTLKTGDVILVGQTSGRVRAMLDENGKTIKSAGPSIPVEIQGLAEVPQAGDDFMVMTDERRAREIATYRAGKFRNTKLAKQQAAKLENMFSDMSAGEVKLLPIIVKADVQGSQEALSASLLKLSTDEVKVQLVFAGVGGISESDVNLAIASKAVVIGFNVRADVGARKLAEGNDVDLRYYNIIYDAVDELKAAMSGMLAPEKREEVIGAAEIRTVFVASKIGTVAGCMVTSGMVTRSAHFRLLRDNVVVYTGEIDTLKRLKDDVREVREGFECGIKLKNYNDIKEGDQLEFFEVKEVARTL; encoded by the coding sequence ATGACCAGTACCACTGTTGCCGAATTGGCTGCTGAGCTGAACAAACCCACCACCGTCCTGCTGGAGCAACTCTCCGCAGCCGGTGTGCCCAAGACGTCCGGGGCCGACGCGGTCACCGATGCCGACAAGCAGTCGCTGCTCGGCCACCTCAAGGCCAGCCATGGCACTGCCGGCGGTGAACGCAAGAAGATCACCCTCGTCAAGAAGTCGACCTCCGAGATCAAGCAGGCCGACGCGACCGGTCGCGCCCGCACGATCCAGGTGGAAGTGCGCAAGAAGCGCACCTTCATCAAGCGCGACGACGACGTGGCGGTGCCCGAGACGGTTGCCGAGCCTGCCGCTGCGCCGGCGGCTCCCTTGATCGATGCCGAGGAACTCGCGCGCCGCGAAGAGGCGGCCCGTCGTCAGGCGGAGCTGCTGCGCCGTCAGGAAGAAGAATTGACCGAGAAGCGCAAGGCACGTGAGGCCGAAGAGGCCCGTCAGGCCCAGGCTCAAGCGGAAAAGGAAAAGGCAGAGCAGGCACGCGCGGCCGAGGAAGCGGCTGCCCGTGAAGCCGCTGCGCCGCAGCCAGAGGTCGACACGGCTGCGCTCAAGGCCAGCAAGGAAGCCGAAGCCAAGGCCGCCGCGCTGGAGCGCGAGTCCGCAGCCCGCGTGGCCGCCGAGAAGGCCGCGGAAGCCAAGCGCCAGGAAGAGCAGCGCGCACAGGACTTGAACGAGCGCCGCCGCAAGGCCGAGGCCGAAGCCGCCAGCATCCGCGCGATGATGTCCGCGCCTGCCAAAACCTTGGTGGCGAAGAAGCCCGAGCCCAGCGCCGATCCGAAGGCCGGCATCAAGGGCACGTTGCACAAACCAGCAGGCACGCCCGGCAAGGCCCCACAAGCGGCCACGGCAGCGCCAGGCGCTGCGGGTGCCGCAGGCAAGAAGGAAGTCAAATCCGAAAACCTGTCCTCCACCTGGAAGGACGACGCGGCCAAGAAGAAGGAAATCAAGACCCGTGGCGACACCACGGCCGGACGTTCCAACTGGCGCGGAGGCCCGCGTGGCCGGCGCAATGACCGCGATTCACGCGACTCGGGCTCGGGCAGCTTCGTGGCGCCGACCGAGTTCAAGTCGATCGAGGTGCACGTGCCCGAAACGATCACCGTGGCCGAGCTCGCGCACAAGATGAGCCTGAAGTCCTCGGAGGTCATCAAGCAATTGATGAAGCTGGGGCAGATGGTCACCATCAACCAGCCGCTGGACCAGGACACCGCCATGATCGTGGTGGAAGAACTGGGACACAAGGCCGTCGTGGCAGCGCTGGACGATCCGGAAGCCTTCACCGACGAAGAAGCGGCGCAAACAGACGCCGAAGCTTTGCCACGCGCACCGGTGGTCACCGTTATGGGGCACGTCGACCACGGCAAGACCTCGCTGCTGGACTACATCCGCCGCGCGAAGGTGGCTGCGGGCGAAGCCGGCGGCATCACGCAGCACATCGGGGCTTACCACGTGGAGACACCACGCGGCATGATCTCCTTCCTCGACACCCCGGGCCACGAGGCGTTCACCGCCATGCGGGCGCGGGGCGCCCAGGCGACCGACATCGTGATTCTGGTGTGCGCGGCCGATGACGGTGTCATGCCGCAAACCAAGGAAGCGATCAAGCACGCGAAGGCGGCAGGTGTGCCGATGGTCGTGGCCATCACCAAGATCGACAAGCCGGGCACCAACATCGAGAAGGTGCGCTCCGAGCTGGTCGCCGAAGAAGTCGTGCCCGAAGAGTTCGGTGGCGACATTCCCTTCGTGGGTGTGTCGGCCAAGACCGGCGAGGGCATTGACGCTTTGTTGGAGCAGGTGCTCCTGCAAGCCGAAGTGCTCGAACTCAAGGCGCCGGTCGATGCCATGGCCAAGGGCCTGGTGATCGAAGCGCGCCTGGACAAGGGCCGCGGCTCGGTGGCCACCGTGCTGGTGCAAAGCGGTACGCTCAAGACCGGCGACGTGATCCTGGTCGGCCAGACCTCGGGCCGCGTGCGCGCCATGCTCGACGAGAATGGCAAGACGATCAAGTCGGCTGGGCCATCGATTCCGGTGGAAATCCAGGGTCTGGCGGAAGTGCCGCAGGCGGGCGACGATTTCATGGTGATGACCGACGAGCGCCGTGCGCGCGAAATCGCCACCTACCGCGCGGGCAAATTCCGCAACACCAAGCTGGCCAAGCAACAGGCCGCCAAGCTGGAGAACATGTTCTCCGACATGTCGGCGGGCGAAGTCAAGCTGCTGCCGATCATCGTCAAGGCCGACGTGCAAGGTTCGCAGGAGGCACTGTCGGCGTCGCTGCTCAAGCTCTCGACCGACGAAGTCAAGGTGCAGTTGGTGTTTGCCGGCGTGGGCGGTATCAGCGAGTCCGACGTCAACCTGGCGATTGCCTCGAAGGCCGTGGTCATCGGCTTCAACGTGCGTGCCGACGTGGGCGCGCGCAAGCTGGCCGAAGGCAACGACGTGGACCTGCGTTACTACAACATCATCTACGACGCGGTGGACGAGTTGAAGGCGGCCATGTCGGGCATGCTGGCGCCGGAGAAGCGCGAGGAAGTGATTGGCGCGGCCGAGATCCGCACCGTGTTCGTGGCCTCCAAGATCGGTACGGTTGCGGGTTGTATGGTCACTTCGGGCATGGTCACGCGCAGCGCGCATTTCCGCCTGCTGCGCGACAACGTCGTGGTCTACACCGGCGAGATCGACACGCTCAAACGCCTCAAGGACGACGTGCGCGAAGTCCGCGAAGGCTTCGAGTGCGGTATCAAGCTGAAGAACTACAACGACATCAAGGAAGGCGACCAGCTCGAATTCTTCGAGGTCAAGGAAGTGGCGCGTACGCTGTAA
- the nusA gene encoding transcription termination factor NusA, with translation MNREMLMLIDAISREKNVERDVVLGAVELALASATKKLYKGEVDIRVAMDPDTGAYETFRRWLVVPDEAGLQNPDAEEMLSDARDELADLEPGDYIEKPVESVPIGRIGAMAAKQVILQKIRDAEREMLLNDFMSRGDKVFVGTVKRMDKGDLIVESGRVEGRLKRGEMIPKENFRTGDRVRAMIMEVDLTLRGAPILLSRAAPAFMIELFRQEVPEIEQGLLEIKNCARDPGSRAKIAVHSYDKRIDPIGTCVGVRGSRVNGVTNELAGERVDIVLWSEDPAQFVIGALAPANVVSIVVDEERHAMDVVVDEENLAIAIGRGGQNVRLASELTGWRINIMTADESAQKQAEEADGIRKVFMAKLDVDQEIADILIEEGFTSLEEVAYVPLQEMLEIESFDEDTVNELRTRAKDALLTMEIAREESVEEVSQDLRHLEGLTPELIAKLAEGGIHTRDELADLATDELTDITGQTPEEATALIMLARAHWFTGDEAPSTN, from the coding sequence ATGAACCGCGAAATGTTGATGCTGATCGATGCGATTTCACGCGAGAAGAACGTCGAGCGCGACGTCGTGCTGGGCGCTGTTGAACTCGCGTTGGCCTCGGCCACCAAAAAACTCTACAAGGGCGAGGTCGACATCCGTGTCGCCATGGACCCCGACACCGGCGCCTACGAAACCTTCCGCCGCTGGCTGGTGGTGCCCGACGAGGCCGGTCTGCAGAACCCCGATGCCGAGGAAATGCTCAGCGATGCGCGCGACGAGCTCGCCGACCTCGAGCCCGGCGACTACATCGAGAAGCCGGTCGAGAGCGTGCCCATCGGCCGCATCGGCGCCATGGCCGCCAAGCAGGTGATCCTGCAGAAGATCCGGGATGCCGAGCGCGAAATGCTGCTCAACGACTTCATGTCGCGCGGCGACAAGGTCTTCGTGGGCACCGTCAAGCGCATGGACAAGGGCGACCTCATCGTCGAGAGTGGCCGCGTGGAAGGGCGCCTCAAGCGCGGCGAGATGATCCCCAAGGAGAACTTCCGCACCGGCGACCGGGTGCGCGCCATGATCATGGAAGTCGACCTGACGCTGCGTGGCGCGCCCATCCTGCTCTCGCGCGCCGCGCCAGCTTTCATGATCGAGCTCTTCCGCCAGGAAGTGCCCGAAATCGAGCAAGGTCTGCTCGAGATCAAGAACTGTGCCCGAGACCCTGGCTCGCGCGCCAAGATCGCCGTGCACAGCTACGACAAGCGCATCGATCCCATCGGCACCTGTGTCGGCGTGCGCGGTTCGCGCGTCAACGGTGTGACCAACGAGCTGGCCGGTGAGCGCGTGGACATCGTGCTGTGGTCGGAAGATCCGGCCCAGTTCGTCATCGGCGCATTGGCGCCGGCCAACGTGGTCTCCATCGTGGTGGACGAAGAGCGCCACGCCATGGACGTGGTGGTGGACGAGGAAAACCTCGCCATCGCGATCGGCCGCGGAGGTCAGAACGTGCGGCTGGCCTCCGAGCTGACTGGCTGGCGCATCAACATCATGACGGCCGACGAGTCGGCCCAGAAGCAGGCCGAAGAGGCCGATGGCATCCGCAAGGTGTTCATGGCCAAGCTGGACGTGGACCAGGAAATCGCCGACATCCTGATCGAGGAAGGTTTCACCAGCCTCGAGGAAGTGGCCTATGTGCCCCTGCAGGAAATGCTCGAAATCGAGTCGTTCGACGAAGACACCGTCAACGAGCTGCGCACGCGCGCCAAGGACGCTTTGCTGACGATGGAAATCGCCCGCGAGGAAAGCGTCGAGGAAGTGTCGCAGGACCTGCGCCACCTCGAAGGTCTGACGCCGGAGCTCATCGCCAAGCTGGCCGAAGGCGGCATCCATACGCGAGACGAGCTGGCCGATCTGGCCACCGACGAACTCACCGATATCACCGGACAGACGCCTGAAGAGGCCACGGCGCTGATCATGTTGGCACGCGCGCACTGGTTTACCGGTGACGAAGCGCCGTCCACGAACTGA
- the rimP gene encoding ribosome maturation factor RimP yields the protein MAWQDTVEQTVTGLGFDLVELERSAGGLLRVTIDLPWSAPEAGQPRPAERFVTVEDCEQITRQLQYLLEVEGLEYRRLEVGSPGIDRPLKRELDYVRFEGHVVDLTLKAPIGATGSDVAANRKKFRGTLERAADGVQWQVVWSDAPEPKPGQRVSKKRAAVPLQAMVFSLADIQQARLAPIVSFKGRQAPGAAAAPGDE from the coding sequence ATGGCTTGGCAAGACACCGTAGAGCAAACCGTTACCGGACTGGGTTTTGACCTGGTGGAGCTCGAACGCTCCGCTGGCGGGTTGCTGCGGGTCACGATCGACTTGCCCTGGAGCGCACCAGAAGCCGGCCAGCCGCGGCCGGCGGAACGGTTTGTGACGGTGGAAGATTGCGAGCAGATCACGCGGCAGTTGCAATACCTGCTGGAAGTGGAAGGTTTGGAATACCGACGCCTTGAAGTGGGCTCCCCCGGCATTGACCGGCCGCTCAAGCGCGAGCTGGACTATGTGCGGTTCGAAGGCCATGTGGTGGACCTGACGCTGAAGGCGCCGATCGGTGCAACCGGCTCCGATGTGGCGGCCAACCGCAAGAAGTTTCGCGGCACGCTCGAACGTGCCGCCGATGGCGTTCAGTGGCAAGTGGTGTGGAGCGACGCGCCCGAGCCCAAGCCAGGGCAGCGGGTGAGCAAGAAGCGGGCTGCGGTGCCGCTGCAGGCCATGGTCTTTTCGCTGGCCGACATCCAGCAGGCACGCTTGGCGCCGATCGTGAGTTTCAAGGGTCGTCAGGCGCCTGGCGCGGCTGCCGCGCCGGGCGATGAATGA
- a CDS encoding ABC transporter ATP-binding protein, which yields MSQEALLQVQGLRVAFGAQEVVHGIDFAIRTGEKLALVGESGSGKTVSALSLLRLVHNAEVSGTVLLNGQDLLALTERQLRGVRGDEVAFVFQEPMSALNPLYTVGDQIREVLQLKKGLSPRQASAAAVELLASTGIPEPARRANAFPHQLSGGQRQRAMIAMALASKPRLLIADEPTTALDVSLREQILDLLSELQRQHGMAVLLITHDLNLVRRFADRVAVMERGHLVEQGGVRDVFAAPRHAYTRKLLASKPVRDVVEDEIQADAASVLMTKDLRVAYPVKLPGLKGWFRKGEFVAVRGADMSVAPGRTLGVIGESGSGKSTLALAVLGLLPHQGQLQLAGTAWHGGQKDKALRQRAQVVFQDPFSSLSPRMTVEQIVGEGLEVHQPGLSAQQRRERVVAALADVGLVEDPTHGGDWLQRYPHEFSGGQRQRLAIARALIIGPELLVLDEPTSALDVTVQKQVLALLQRLQRERGLSYLLITHDVDVIQAMAHDVLVMKDGNVVESGTVRQVLQAPTHPYTRALVQAAG from the coding sequence ATGAGCCAGGAAGCCCTGTTGCAAGTGCAAGGCCTGCGGGTGGCGTTCGGCGCTCAGGAAGTCGTGCACGGCATTGATTTCGCCATCCGCACGGGCGAGAAGCTGGCGTTGGTGGGCGAGTCCGGCTCCGGCAAGACCGTCTCGGCCTTGTCGCTGCTGCGCCTGGTGCACAACGCCGAGGTCTCGGGCACCGTGCTGCTCAACGGGCAAGACCTGCTCGCGCTTACCGAGCGGCAGTTGCGCGGCGTGCGTGGCGACGAAGTGGCTTTCGTGTTTCAGGAGCCCATGAGCGCACTCAACCCGCTCTATACGGTGGGTGACCAGATCCGCGAGGTGTTGCAACTCAAGAAGGGCCTCTCGCCCCGGCAGGCCAGCGCCGCGGCCGTCGAGCTGCTGGCCTCCACCGGCATTCCGGAGCCCGCGCGGCGTGCCAACGCCTTCCCGCACCAGCTGAGCGGCGGCCAACGCCAACGCGCCATGATCGCCATGGCCCTGGCCAGCAAGCCCCGGCTGCTGATCGCCGACGAGCCCACCACCGCACTGGATGTGAGCCTGCGCGAGCAGATCCTGGATCTGCTGTCCGAACTGCAGCGCCAGCATGGCATGGCGGTGCTGCTGATCACGCACGACTTGAACCTGGTGCGCCGCTTCGCCGACCGCGTGGCCGTGATGGAGCGCGGGCATCTGGTGGAGCAGGGCGGGGTGCGCGACGTGTTCGCCGCGCCACGGCATGCCTACACCCGCAAGCTGCTGGCGAGCAAACCGGTGCGCGATGTGGTCGAGGACGAGATCCAGGCCGATGCGGCATCTGTGCTGATGACGAAAGATCTGCGGGTGGCCTATCCGGTGAAGTTGCCGGGTTTGAAAGGCTGGTTCCGCAAGGGCGAATTCGTGGCCGTGCGGGGCGCGGACATGTCGGTCGCACCCGGGCGCACCCTGGGCGTGATCGGCGAATCCGGCTCGGGCAAGTCCACTTTGGCGCTTGCCGTGCTGGGACTTCTGCCGCACCAGGGCCAGCTTCAACTGGCCGGCACGGCATGGCATGGTGGTCAGAAAGACAAAGCCTTGCGCCAGCGCGCCCAGGTGGTGTTCCAGGACCCGTTTTCCTCTCTGTCGCCCCGCATGACGGTCGAACAGATCGTGGGGGAAGGCCTGGAGGTGCACCAACCCGGGCTCTCGGCGCAGCAGCGGCGCGAGCGGGTGGTGGCCGCTCTTGCCGATGTGGGCCTGGTGGAAGACCCGACGCACGGCGGCGACTGGCTGCAACGCTATCCGCACGAATTCTCCGGTGGCCAGCGCCAACGTCTGGCGATTGCGCGTGCGCTCATCATCGGTCCCGAGTTGCTCGTGCTGGACGAGCCCACCAGCGCCCTGGACGTGACGGTGCAGAAACAGGTGTTGGCCTTGTTGCAGCGACTGCAACGCGAACGGGGGCTGAGCTACCTGCTCATCACCCACGATGTGGACGTGATCCAGGCCATGGCGCACGACGTGCTGGTCATGAAGGATGGCAATGTGGTCGAAAGCGGTACCGTGCGACAGGTGCTGCAAGCCCCGACGCACCCCTATACGCGGGCGCTGGTCCAGGCCGCCGGTTGA